A stretch of DNA from Synechococcus sp. JA-3-3Ab:
GGAGAAAACAAAGAATTTGAGAACGATTTCCATAAATTGAAGACTAGGATGGTACGGAGGCTAGATGAGCTTTTGGATACTTTTTCGTTGGACAATGTTTACAGTCAAGCCGTTCGCATTCGTCCCCGCAACTCCACAGCTCCATTCTTAGCTGTATTGGTCGAAGCCTTTTATTATTTGTCCAACCATCTAGAGGACATCCTGGTAGAATCAGCCAGCACGCTTGTAGAGAACTTCTTTCGTCGCCTTGTTGATGAAGTTCGCAGCTCGAGCTACTACAGGCAGTTGTTTCGCCTACTGGGATCCGATGGGGACTTGGAGAAAAAGCTTCTTTTGGTTAAGGAGGTAACTTTGAGTTCTCTTGTCAATGGTGCCCGAAAAGAGTGCGACCGCTACCTCAGAGAAAGTCCCCGCTTCTACGACGAAGGAACATTCTCGATCTACCAGTTTCGAGAAGTCCTAAAGCAAACCAGCCAATCTTATGACATCTCTGCTATTCGCGACGCAGAGCCTGGAATCCGACAATTACTTAAGCTTGACTTCGAGCAGAAAGTTAACCAGACAGTGCGTTCTAGCTTCCGACAAGAGACCAACAATACTCTAAAAACTCAGCTATTGCCGGTTGCCAAGCAAGTAGCCGATGAGATTTTGCAAAAGTACCCAGAAGCAAAGCAGTTCATGGAAGCAACTCTCAGAAAAGAGGCTGAAGAGAAAATTGCGCTTAACCAACAGCGGCTGAAAGAACTGGAGGCAAGCATAGACAAGTACAACCAAGCTGTTTCTGGGATCAACCTCTGCTTGCAAGCTTTGGGCCTCAATCGTGAGATGCTGCCCTTGATTACTCGTCCTGAACCTTCCTCTGTTGGTGAGTCAGTTCAAATTTTGGCAAGTCTTCCTGAACAGCAAGTAGGTGACAGCAATGCAAGCGAAGCAGTCGCTCTTGGTCGTTCTACACCCATAGACGAGAGTTTTCCAGAGTTGGATAGCATTCTCGATGATTTGAGATAGAGCGGCTTGTCTTTGTTTTTGGCCTTTCACTTGATCCAGATAAAGTCATGGGATCCAAATCGATACCTCTACAGCAGCACCCAGAAGGGATCCTCTCTGTAAGGGAGAAAACTTTCAAGGTTGCCAACTTGGTCAAAGCAGCCCAAGAGGACTTGACCAAGAAAGAAGAGCTGCATCGCTTGTTCATTGCGGCCTTGAGATCCTCAGGGATCCTGCCGCCGGAAGACTTGCTCAACATTGCCAGTAGCCTTCTTGCTCCCAAGCCAGAAGAAAAATTGTTGCAAGAAGCGAAGTGGTTTGGGCAGGGACTTGCTTGTCAACTCTTGGTGCCAGGCAAGAAGGATTGGGAAAAAGGCAGAGTCAGATTGCGGATCATTGTAGAGTTTGAGCCAGAGGATACAGGCTCAGAGAGCAGCAGTGGATCCCCTCTGGATGACCTTCGCGAAAGTGAGAGCTAGCCTAAGCCAGAGAGACATAGAGGGGGTTGGGCAAGTGTCAAGTAATGATCAATCTCAGGAGTGCTTTGTTGAGCTAGATATTTTCCAAAATACTGTCATTGATATAGGAGGACGCCTAATCTACTCGCAAGAGTTTGCTCAGGTGTACTCAGAGATTGTTTATGAGAGTATCAGATCCTACTTATCCAGCAAACTTAGCGAAAAGGGAGTCTCGATTCTATGGAGCAACTTGAACGGAATAACTAACGTGAAAGGAATTCCTGCTAAACTCTTACGTCCTGGCTCACCGTGGATTGCTGTCTCTATGTCTTGAGGTCGATAAGATGACAAAAACATCCATTAATCTTAGCCAACTGGGAGACGGAGTTATCACTTTTATCAACAAGAACAATAAGCAGAAAGTCTACATGATTTCCAAGCTTTGCGATTCTATCAATTCTTATTTCCTGAGGTTTGACCAAATGGGAAGCGGACTAAACAGTCACTTGAGTTCGTCTGAGATACAAACAGGTATTCCCCATGAAGATCAGGTTCATTTTTTCTATAAAGGAGTTCCATGCTCGATTCTTTCTCCTAAAACTAACGGTTGGCAGACCGGTAGAGTAAAAGTAAGAGTAGAAGTTACGATTGACTTTTATCCTGACAATCCTGAATTTCTGATAAAAGAACCCGACCAAGAGATATTAGAACCTCTAGATGAAAAGTCTCCACTGGACGATCTTCGCAGTATGGATGAATAACGATGAAAGAAAGAAAATCCGGCGAAAGGATTCTAATTCCAGCAGCCGTGCGGGAGTATGTTTTCCAAAGAGACGGCTTCCGTTGTCGCGGTTGCGGAAAGTCGCCCCCAGAGGTTCAGCTTCAGATCGATCACATCATCCCCATTGCCCAAGGGGGCAGTAACGATATCAGCAATCTGCAAACGTTGTGCAAAACCTGCAACCGACGCAAAAAGGATCGACGGGATCCCCGCTTTCGCCGCCACTTTGACTGGTGAGTTGCGGTGTTTCGCCTACGCTTCTCCCTCTAGAAAAGAGAGGAGAGAGGTCTGCAAAAACAACCTCAGACAATAGGCGGAAAGCTCAAAAACGGCATTCGAGTCAGGACTCCCGGCACCGAGCCGACTTCTACTTGTAGACCTTCGGCGGGCTCAAACTTGGTGCGCACGTATCCCAATCCCAGGTACTCTTGCGAAGTTTGGCCTGCACTGGTCAGCAGCCCAATCTTTTCCCCCTGCCGCAAAATCTCTGTGCCAGGACGAGCTTCTCCTTGAAGGCGGATCCCCCACAAAGTTTGCCGAATGCGCCGGTAGGTTACCTGCTTGGCCAAGACTTCCTGGCCAACGTAGCAACCTTTGTCAAGGGAAACAGCTCGCCACAGGCCGGCTTCTAGGGGGTTGTAGTCTGAGGTCAGCTCTCGGTCGGCGGCGGGGCGACCCGCTTCTAGGCGGAGGACTTCCCACAGCTCAGGTGGGGCCAGCTTGGCTCCGGCTTGGAGCAAGCATTCTTCAAGAGCGACTTTCTGGTCAATGGTGCCCCAGAGGGTAAACCCCGGCTGGGCAAGACCCGTGCCACAAGCCAGATGGACAGGGATCCCCTGGATCTCCACGGCGCAGTGCTCATGAGGCCCGGTCGGGATCCTTTCTGAGCCCACCACCTTCTCCAGGAGAGCCTGACTCTGGGAGCCGAGCAATCCAAAGCCAAAGGTCTGATCTGTCTCATCTTGCAACTGTGCTCCCCGCACCAAAGGCAGCATGCGCCCCAAACTCTGCATCAGCAGGCTGCGCCGCTGAGGTGAAGTCCAGATCCAGCAGTCTTCTTCTCCCACGTACACCGTTGCCAAATCCAGGATGCCGGCGGTGGGGGTCACGAAAACCGTGTCGGCCCCCTGCCCTGGCTTGAGGGCCTTCAGATTTTGGGTGCTTCGGTTGTGCAGATAGTCCAAGCCTGGGGATCCCTTCATGCGCAAACGGCCCCACCCGGAGCGGTCTAGAAGCAGGGATCCCGTGGAAACAGCAGCTAGAAGAGACATCGCTCACCCCAGAGATGGGCTTTGGTTTTCTTCTCTACCCTAGAATAGGCTAGTTCACCCTACCGTCTGTGGCAGACCCCCGGCGTACTGAACTGTGATTGAGGTTGAAGTCCACCAACAGTTGCGGCAGCTTTTGCGGCAGTCTCCCGAAGCCCTGTGGCCCCATCAGTTGACAATGGCCCGCATGGTGGCACGGGGATTGCGGTTGGGTCGCAGCACCTTGATTCAGGTGCCCGCCGGGGGCCAGCACCGCCTCAGCTATCTGCTGCCGGCGTTGATGTGGCCGAGTGCCACGTTGCTCTGTGCCACAGTGTCCGTGCAGGCGCAAATCTTGGGAGAAGAGATCCCTTGGCTCCGGCAGACCCTGCAGTTGCACAAGCCCGTCCTGCAAAAAGACCGTTGGCCGGATCCCGATTTTCAGGGGTTGCTGCTGGTGGATCCCCTGGACTGGCTGCGGGCTCGCTTGAGGGGAGCAGAGATGCCGACTGGGATCCCTCTCATCCTGGACGGAGCCGAAGACCTGGAAGAGTGGGCCTACCAGGCGCTGACGGTCACCCTGGAAGCCAGTCACTGGCAGCAACTGCGGCAGATCTTCCCTGCCGAGGCGGAGCGGCTTTCCCAGGCCCAGGTGAATTTAGCCCTGCAGCTTTTGCGGCGACCGCTTTCTCGCTGCCTCCTGCAGGCAGATGAACAGGCTCACCTGGAGGCAGCGCTGTCTTTGGTGGTGAGCTACGCCGGCTGGCTGCCGGATCCTTGGGATCAGCTCCGCCAGCGGCTCTGCGCCGAGGGGGATCCCGCTTCCCGCTGGGTTTGGTGGGCGGAAACTGACCGCGAGACCGGTCGCCTCACCCTTTACCACAGCCCGGCGGCTCTACACGAGTGGCTGGCACCCATCTGGGCCACTCAGCCGGTAGTGATCATCGGCGAGGCCCTGGACCTGGATCGGCAGGCGGAGGCCTATCGTTGGCGCCTGGGCTTGCCAGATCTGACGCCCTTGCGCTTCAGCTCAGGCGAGGATTGGATCCGTTCCGGCGGGGAGCCCTTGCCGAGCCTTTCCCTCTACTTGCCGCGGCTGCCCTTGCCCAACAGCCCCCTCTTCCGGGAGCACCTGTTGCAGGAGCTAAGGAGCCTGATCCCGCAGGTGCAGGGCTTTGTGGTGGTGCTGGTGTCGGATCAACCTCTGCAGGTACAGGTGGGGGCTGCTTTGGCTGCCGAATTTGGCTCGCGGGTGCGGGTAAACAGCCTATTTCCCGGAGAAAAGGGCATTTTGGTCTGCGACTGGCCCTACTGGCTGCAGCACAAGGCCAGCCTGCCCTGTCCGGAACTGCTGGCCATTGCCACCTTGCCCTTTCCCTCGATGGAGGATCCAAGGGTGGCCGGACGGGTGCAGTATCTGCAGCGCACCCAACAGGACTGGTTCCGCCAATACCTCTTGCCAGTGGCGGCCAGCCAATTGCAGCGGGCTGTTGCACCTCTGCGACAAGGCGCAGAAGCAGGTGAAGCCTCCGGCTTGCCCACCCGCTGGGTGGCGATTTTGGATAGCCGCATCGTTGCCCGCAGCTATGGCGTTGCCCTCCTCAATGCCTTGGGGCCAGCCCTGCGCATCCAGCAGCGCAGCCAATTGTTCGTTTAGGGATCCCCTTGCCCCCAGCCCCTCTCCCTCAGGGAGAGAGATAGGCAGATTTGTATCCTAGAGAGCTAAAGCCAACAGGGATCCGGGCTATCCTGAGTTCAGTCTGCTCTCAGCTTCCTCTTCAGAAACCATGACCAGTCCTGCTCTCAGCCCCGATACAGAACGGCGCGCCCAAGCGGTTTGGAAGTCGTTGCGGCAGGCCATCGTGGAAAGCTCGGGCTTCCGCGGATGGCTCCAAGGACGGGAACTGCCCAGCCAGGAGGCTGACCTGGATCGTCTGGTACATCGCTACCTGGAGCAAACCCTCTCTCACCTGGCCTACTAGGTTCCCCACAGCAGCAACCAGAAAGGTAGGGTCAGCAGGGCCGCCACGTAGCCTAGGGCCAAGGCTGCTGCTGTTAGCTCCCGATCCAAGTCGTATTCCTCCGCCAGCACCAGGGTGGCAATAGCAGGAGGCATGCCGGTCTGCAAGACCAGCACCAGCTTGGCCAAGGGGGGATAGGGGGTCAAGGCTAACCCCAGGCCCACCAAAAGGGGCAGGACAACAATTTTGATGAAGAGGGCCGCGGCGGCGGGGCGAAGGGATCCCCAGTGCGGCACCTGGGCTAGCCGTATGCCCAAAAGGATTAAGCTCAAGGGAATCGTGCTCCAGGCAAAGGCAGTCAGCCCTTGGGCCAGCCATTCTGGGAGAGGGTGGCGAGCCATTGCCAGGCCGACAAAGAAAGACCAGAGAGTGGGACTGCTTAGGACGCGGAGCGTGGCCTGCCAGGGAGGGGTGAAGGAAGCGCTGTAGCGGCTGGCAACCCAGACTCCCAGACCGTAGGCGGCCAAGAGGGTGCCCAACAGGTCGTAAAACAAAGCCCAGCCAAAGTAGGCGCTCCCGCCCACCGCCAAGCAGATGGGGTAGCCCAAATAACCCGTATTTCCCAGGGTGGCTGTCAGGTAAAAGCTGCCTCGCCGGGCTCTGCTCCAAAGCCAGGGATCCCCCTCTTTCTTCCCCTGCCAGGTGTGGTGCTGCCACTGCAGCCAGGCACTGGCCAGGGTATACCCTAGCCCTGTGGCCAGCCAGCAGACCAAAGGGGCCGCCCAGAGCTGGCCAGAGAGGTCCGCCGTCTGCATAAACCCAAGGGTGCCCAGGGGAACCCCCACCCAAAACATGAAGCGGCCCAGCGCTTGGGGATTTAGCCAATGGCGCCAGGGGGGAGGTAGCCCTCTCTGCAGGACAAACCCCAGCAGCGTCCAGCCCAGCAGGGGGAGGTAGACCTGAAAAAGAGTGGTGAGCACGCCTTCTAGAAGCCGAGGGGAAGGGATCCCTGCGGAGGGGTCTGCGGCTGTTCGCGCAGGGCAAAGATGCGTAGGATCACCTCCTCCACGACGCGGTCGGGGGTAGAGGCACCGGAGGTAATACCAATCTGCACTGGCCCGTCGGGCAGCCACCCCTCGGTAACAATTGGGTCTTGGTGGAGGGGCTTGTGGCGGATGCGGTTGGGGGGCTGGATGCAGTCGGGGCCATCGATGTGATAGGAGGGCAGCCCCTTGGCCAGGGCAATTTCT
This window harbors:
- a CDS encoding KGK domain-containing protein encodes the protein MGSKSIPLQQHPEGILSVREKTFKVANLVKAAQEDLTKKEELHRLFIAALRSSGILPPEDLLNIASSLLAPKPEEKLLQEAKWFGQGLACQLLVPGKKDWEKGRVRLRIIVEFEPEDTGSESSSGSPLDDLRESES
- a CDS encoding KGK domain-containing protein, with amino-acid sequence MTKTSINLSQLGDGVITFINKNNKQKVYMISKLCDSINSYFLRFDQMGSGLNSHLSSSEIQTGIPHEDQVHFFYKGVPCSILSPKTNGWQTGRVKVRVEVTIDFYPDNPEFLIKEPDQEILEPLDEKSPLDDLRSMDE
- a CDS encoding HNH endonuclease, with product MKERKSGERILIPAAVREYVFQRDGFRCRGCGKSPPEVQLQIDHIIPIAQGGSNDISNLQTLCKTCNRRKKDRRDPRFRRHFDW
- a CDS encoding YgfZ/GcvT domain-containing protein codes for the protein MSLLAAVSTGSLLLDRSGWGRLRMKGSPGLDYLHNRSTQNLKALKPGQGADTVFVTPTAGILDLATVYVGEEDCWIWTSPQRRSLLMQSLGRMLPLVRGAQLQDETDQTFGFGLLGSQSQALLEKVVGSERIPTGPHEHCAVEIQGIPVHLACGTGLAQPGFTLWGTIDQKVALEECLLQAGAKLAPPELWEVLRLEAGRPAADRELTSDYNPLEAGLWRAVSLDKGCYVGQEVLAKQVTYRRIRQTLWGIRLQGEARPGTEILRQGEKIGLLTSAGQTSQEYLGLGYVRTKFEPAEGLQVEVGSVPGVLTRMPFLSFPPIV
- a CDS encoding AEC family transporter yields the protein MLTTLFQVYLPLLGWTLLGFVLQRGLPPPWRHWLNPQALGRFMFWVGVPLGTLGFMQTADLSGQLWAAPLVCWLATGLGYTLASAWLQWQHHTWQGKKEGDPWLWSRARRGSFYLTATLGNTGYLGYPICLAVGGSAYFGWALFYDLLGTLLAAYGLGVWVASRYSASFTPPWQATLRVLSSPTLWSFFVGLAMARHPLPEWLAQGLTAFAWSTIPLSLILLGIRLAQVPHWGSLRPAAAALFIKIVVLPLLVGLGLALTPYPPLAKLVLVLQTGMPPAIATLVLAEEYDLDRELTAAALALGYVAALLTLPFWLLLWGT